From the Lathyrus oleraceus cultivar Zhongwan6 chromosome 4, CAAS_Psat_ZW6_1.0, whole genome shotgun sequence genome, one window contains:
- the LOC127138089 gene encoding NAC domain-containing protein 2: protein MQSQLSNDVRTNNEIEDINLITLPPGYRFNPNDIELIDYYLKQKLQGVHIVPPRIHDVDVYKFSPQELENSYKFKGEDTMYFFTPRSKKYENGQRPDRAVENHGFWKATGKENSVMKNDVEIGFKRSLVFYTGKQGKAKELVNLKTNWIMQEFRIKDFTISGATLYNNNKV, encoded by the exons ATGCAGTCTCAACTATCTAATGATGTTAGAACAAATAATGAGATTGAAGACATAAATCTCATTACATTACCACCAGGTTACAGATTCAACCCTAATGATATTGAGTTGATTGATTATTATTTGAAACAAAAATTACAAGGTGTTCACATAGTTCCACCAAGGATTCATGACGTTGATGTTTACAAATTTTCTCCTCAAGAATTAG AAAATAGTTATAAATTCAAAGGAGAGGACACAATGTATTTTTTTACGCCAAGAAGTAAGAAGTATGAAAATGGACAACGTCCAGATCGAGCAGTTGAAAATCATGGTTTTTGGAAAGCTACTGGAAAAGAAAATTCAGTGATGAAGAATGATGTTGAAATTGGATTCAAAAGAAGTTTAGTGTTTTACACGGGTAAACAAGGAAAGGCTAAAGAGTTAGTGAATTTGAAGACCAATTGGATTATGCAAGAGTTCAGAATCAAAGATTTTACAATTTCTGGTGCAACTCTTTATAATAATAATAAGGTATGA